The window CAAAAGTCATCTGAAGGTAGGACGTCCGAGGTCGTTACAGATGCACTACAGTGTCCATGACACCGGCTCTCTCTATCCTGTCGCACTGCAATGAGAAACTTCCATTCCCCAGATTACCCTATGGTTCAAGATGGCTGCTATCACTCCAGCCATTATAAGCACATTCCAGTCAGCAGGAAAGAAGGGCCACCTCTTATCTCTAAGGAAGTTGCATGCATACTTACATCCATTGGCCAGAACCCACCTGCAAGGAAGGCTAGAAAATGCAGTCTTTATTCTAGACAGCTGTGTATCTAGCGAAAAATCAGGGATTCTCTTCCAATGGAGAAAAACAACATATATTGGAGGACAACTATTGATCTCTGCAGAAGACTAATAAGAGTAATTAAAACTAATTAAGACTGTGTGCTCCAGCAATTCTACTTGCATGAGTTACCAAAAGCAAATTTATAAGGATTGTTGATGTTGCCTTGTTTGTTGTTGCaaaatttttcagaaacaaaaggGAAGTGGTTTATAAATTgccatatatccatatatatgtagcTGCAGGGGTGAAGCAGTCCTCCACTTGACATGGAATGATCTCCAAGATCCATTGGAGTGAGCTACAGGACATTAGCATTACAGAAAGAGGGATGATATACACATCCGTTGGTGTGAACACAGGATGGCTCTGGAAGGTTATGGAGACCCTGGGTGCTTCAGGAGGGGGACAGAGGAATTCAGTGCCACACAGGGAGATTTATCGTTCACCAAATACCCTCCTGTACTGcatgaacctttttttttcttgccatgtACATATatgacctatttttaaaaaacaaacttaaaaattataaaaatggtcTCTTTTCTTCTGTTGATGCCTCTCTGCTCATTCACTGCAGCCAGCAAACTTCGGCTGACACTGTGCCATCTTGGACTGCATGTGGATCTGATGGTCAAATCCCTGCTGGCCCCAACCCTTACCCCGCTCACTCAGAATGCCGTGAGCTTGCCTTCCCTGATTACCAGGCTTTTACATGAGCTGAGAGGCCCCGATAAAGTATGCCATTCAGGGGCACCCTGCAGTACCCCCTGCAGCCCAGGAGTCCAGCTCACTGGCCGTACTGTTGGCCCTGTCCGCTATCAACCCTCCAGGCCCTCCCAGGGAGCCTGACACATTGGCCCCACAGACATGAGCTGTGTTGGAGCTTGTGCCCTCGGCACCCCATtcccccctaaaaaaaaaaggctgatcGCGGAGGCGGGCAACAGCCTGATCCTCAGGGTCCCCACAGCCAGGGCTGAGACCTCCCCAGGCTCTGAAGCATGCAGTTGGCTGTGTCCTGGATGGGCTCCTCCTCTCCAACTCTGGGGATTACATAACTGGCAGCAACTCCCTTTCACTCTGGCTGCCAAAAAGCTCAAAGCCGAACTCAGGTACAAGGGCAGTGGCAGGGACAAGTGGGCCCCTCTCCCCTACTCATGCCTTATGATCCCAGTGCTTTGCTCTGATTTACTCCCATTTTCAGCCAACCACACCCATCCTTATGACAAACATCAGTCCCCGAGTCCTGTCTGCTGggggcctactatgtgccaagcactattcttGAGGCTAAAAATAAGAGCTATCCTTATCGTTCATTACTGTACGCCAGCCACTCGTGCTTAGTGTTTTCCAATCCTTACAAAAGGCCCTGCAGGATGGGTCTTCTCCGCATTTTACAGATGGCAATAGTAAGTCCATTCTGCGTTTTAATGGAGCTGAGCAGAGAGAACCGGCTGCCCAAGACAACAGTGTGTGTCTGACAAAGGGAGAGGGGCTGGCTCACAAAACATAGttctcctctctctccatgtCTGTCCCCCCTACTCAGATGGGCCCAGGGGCAGGGGCAGCGGCAGCTGGGATCCTGTTTCTCTTCACCTCCCCAGCAGCCAGCCCAGGGCTTGGGCACTGGGGACTGCTCCTTGGTTGAGCAGAGGCCCCCTGAGCCTCCCAGCCCCTCACCCAGCCCTCAGGCTCCTGAAAGGAACCAGCCCCAGTATTCCTGCAAAACCTCCACATTAGCACCTTctgctccttttcctttttattaaaaaatagatcaAGAAAATATACACACTTCAGTCCATCCACCATGGTGGATGCTTTGAGGAGGCCAAAGCACCATGGGGATGGGATGGAGGCATTGGGAGAGCCAGCCCTGCCCTCGTGCCAAGGGTGCAGAGAAGGAGGGTGCCCTCAGCCAACCTTGCCAAGCATGGCCCTGGAAGGAAAGCCTGGGCCATGTCACTGAGCAGTATGAGAGCaggtgggaaggggaggagggtcCCCAGTGAGAGCAGAGATGGCAAAGGGGATTGGGAGCCCCAGGGAGGTGGGGCCTCCAGACTCATGGTGGGAACAGGGCCACACAGGGCTACTGCCCACAGAACGTCCCTTGACCTGGTCCTCCTCCCCTGGGGACTCTGGGCCTGCTGGCCTCCTCTCTGGCCTGTCCTCCACAGGCCCTGGCAGCTGCCCTCAGGCATTGATGGCCTTCCAGCGCTCGCTGTCTGTGCTGTTGATGCTGCCAGTGTGGCAGGGCATGGAAGCGATGTCATCCAGGTAGGCCACCCCGCCGGCAGAGTCGAACTGCGTGCTCGAGTAGCTGGCAGCTGAGGCCCCAGCAGCCCCTGCAGCCTCCAGGCCCTCCCGCCGGGCCACAGCGTAGGGCTGGGGTAGGTGTACATCTGGCTCCTCTGTCTCGTCCACTTGGCATTTGTAGGAGAAGAGGATCTTGGGCTCCGAGCTGATAAAAGGAAAAGAGGGGCATGGAAGCCTCACTGAGTGATTCAGGAAGAGCCTTCCTCTCCAGGCTGATGGGGCCACCAGATAAGGAAGGAATTGACCAACAGTCGCCTGACACCCACTCTGAGTGGGCCTGTGAGCTGGACCCCAGAGCCCATCTAGACTTGTTTTGGAACCCAGCCCTCCTCCCCCTGGCTGTGTGAGCTCAGGCGGGGGGCATCTGTGCCTGCTTCCTCATGGTGAAATGGGTGTGTGGACACCGTGTGGAGGAAGAATGGACATAAATCATGAGGCTTCAACAGTGCCTGCCCAAGCACTCAGGAGACATTGGCTGTGGCCTCCGCCCCCACTCCTGTGACCCCTGCTGCTCATGTTACCACCCACTCCACTCTGACCTCGTCCCTCGGCCCTCAGGGCAACTCTCCAAGGGGGACACACTACACCCAATTTACAAAAAGGAGCCTGAGGCTCAGGGGAGAAATTGTGTGCAAAGATCCAAGCTGGGGCCATGGACCAGTCTGGCCCTCTCCCAGCTTCACCCAGGTGGGAGGCTGATCCCCTCCCCACAAGACCTGGCAGGTGAGAAAGGGGGGACAAAACACCCACATTCCGACCACATTAAGGTCTGGAGTGGGACCCCCAATCCCATGTCTTCAGCATCCCATCTCACAGACGCTTCTGCAGATGCACATGTGCACAGCAGTGTACTCACCCCCAGAGAATCCAACTGACTTCCCACCCCAAACCTGCTCCCCACTTAAGTCTTCCCCCAACAGGGTACAAGCTTTGTGAGGACAGGATTTGCATCCGCTGTGGGCCTCGCATCTTCTGGCTctagcagtgtctggcacacagtaggtgctcaatgaatgcttgcgaatgaatgagttaatatattattaaataaaaaccagCAATGTAGAACACCGTGCATAGTCACTCTCTCTCTCGTGGGGAGAGTATGTCTGTGTGTACTGTACATacaatgtgcatatatatgtatgtatatgtggaTATGTGCATATatctacatgtatgtatatgttgaGCACGTGttcatgtgtgtatgcatgcatgtgggTGTGCACGTGCATGTTTGTGTGCATATGCCCGTGTGTATCCGtatgtgcgtgtttgtgtgtgcatgtgcatgtgtgcatgcttgtgcatccgtgtgtgcatgtgcacgtgtcCATGCACATGTGGGTGGGTGTGCGTAtatctgtgtgcatgtgcatgtgtatctgtatgtgtgtgcccaagtgcatgtatgtatgtgcgtGCGCATGCGCACTGTATGCATACACAGCCTCTCAGCTTCAATCCTCACACCCATGCTGGAAGAAGGCGCAGTTCCGCCGGCAGCCACGCGGGGGCGCCGGCGGCCACAGACTCACCCGAAGAAGCCCCGGAGGAAAGCCACGTAGATGAGCGGAGCGAAGAAGCTGAAGTACAGGAAGGTTGTGGCATCTACACAGCTGCGGAGAAGGCGGGTCAGCGCGGGGCCTCCTAGCCCCATGCTGACTCCACACCTCCCCATGCCCCCAGCGGGTGGACACCCTGCCGCCCACTTCCCATGCCCCCACGAGGCAGACACCCTGCGGCCCCCACGCACCAGAGCCCCTCGATGATGTCGAAGCACAGCAGCAcactccccagcccctgcagTAGGTTGAGCAGTGCCAGGATGCCCGCATACACGTAGAAGCTCCTCCGAGCTGGGGGCCGGACAGGGTGGGTCGTGAGGTCCCACCCTGGACAGGCCAGGCTCTGCCTCCAGCACCTACTACCCTCAAGCCTGGTGTGTCCCCCGGGGCCCCTCTAGGCCTCCCTCTCACCCAGGGCTCTCCAGCTCCCAGCCTGGAACTCTACAGCTCCAGCTCCCAGCTACCAGCTCTACAGTGGCCCGGTAGACTCCCTCCCATCCCCGCCTGTCCCAGAGCCGCCGGCCAGCTGCTCACAAGGCAGGGAGATGCGCTCCTTCAGCGGGGTCTTGGGAAGGATGACCACCAGAGAGTAGACCTACAGAGACAGGCAGGGCTGAGAAGGTGCTGGGGGCGCCAGCCCAGACCCACAGCCAGAAACCCAGGAATCCAATCCCTACCTGGCCCTAAGGCCCCAGCCACCCCAGCTGCCCCAGCCTGAACCTCACCAGGAAGAAGAAGCAGGAGCTGACCAGCCAGAACTGGCGGCCCCCATGGCCATAGATATTAAAGTCCTCAGCTGAGAGATGGGCATCAGGGTACAGGATCTCCAGGGTCCCCTGCAGGGGCaagcaggaagggaggaagggagaggatctCAAGGCTTCTCTCTCCCAGGGGCTTTCCCTGATGCAAAGCCCCCTAAGCTCTCCACCACACCAAGTTCAGCCTCTTGGCCTGACCCTCAACTCACCTGCCCCAGTCTGCTCCCTGGCCATGTCCTGCCCAACTGATTGCAGCATCCAGAGCCGGCCCAGTCTTGGGCTGAGTCACATGGGGAAGGGGGCAGAGATGGACAAGGTGCAGTCCCTGCCCCCAATCTAAGAAAGGGGCCTCTAGATGCATGCTTCTCAGGGGGGTCTGCGGACCTGCACCATCCCTACCTGAACTCCTTATTAAAACGGCAAGTCCTGAGCCTCCCATCCTGGCGCCCTGGCCCACTGGATCCAAATCTCCAGGGGACCCCAGAATGTGCCTCGGTAACAAGCACCCCATGTGATTTCTCAGGTGCAAAGTTTTGAGAACTCTGAAGGTGATAAAGACTGGAAACCTGACCCAGACCCAGAAGCAGTGGGTGCCTGGTGCCCTGACTCCTAGCGTCCCCTGCCCACACTCACCCTcttacctgggtgacagagtaggcCAGGGACAGCACTGTGGTGATGGCCAGCACCCGCTTGATGCTGGACTTACTCTCCAGGTGGCCTGGAAGAAACATGCTGGTCAGCAGGCAGGAGCCAGCCCAGGTGACCACTCCAGAGTCAGCCCAcagccagggaggggcaggggagagcATCGCCAGGGCCCAAGAGCCCAGCGGTACACACACCAAAGGCCAGGCCCAGGATGATCACACTCAGCTCGATGGCCAGCAGGAAGAAGCGGGTGATCTCCCACAGGATCTGCACGCAGAGTGGGCACAGCGTCAGCCTGGACCAGCATCCCCAGCCCACCCCAGGCCAggcctccctggcctccctcaGAGGGCCCAGCCGCACCTTATCAGCAACAGTTGCAGCGTTCGAGGTGCTCACCGTCATGGATACCACGGCCCGGGCAATGCCCACCAGCGCCACCACAAACACCTGGTGGGCAAGGGAGTGGTGTGGCAGTCAGGGAACAAGAGCCTCTGCATCGGCAGGGGCAGCAAGCCCACCCCCATATCTACAGGAGCCTTTGATTCCTGAGGTCGGAAAGGAGGAAGGCGCAAAGTCAGGGTGGGACACAGGGAGGTGGGGATCACTCCAGGAAGCAAGGCTCACAGAGTTGCAGACCCTCAACTGCAGGTGACTTCCAGCCTGGCCCTCCCTCTCGGGGCCCCAGCTTCCTGGCTAGCACCAACAGCCTTGGGCTGGTGAGCAGGAGTGCGCATGGTGGAGCCAGATGGGCCAGGTTCACATCACAAGCAGCACGCTGCTGCTTCCTGGCTCTGTACCTtagctttctcatctataaaatgggggcaGAAACAAAACCTACTGTGTttgattgttgggtcaaatggatTAACAGATGCAGCAGAAGCCTGCCTGGCACCCAGGAAGGGCCAAGTATACATTTGCTGTTATTACCGTATTCATGGTTTTAATTCTGAGGCATGCGGGACCAGGCAAAAGGTCACCGAGAAGAGGTGCAGAGACCTCTAGGGAAGCCACCAGCCCAGCAGGTTTCACAAAGTGCCTGCTCAGCATCTGTGGTGCTTATCGGCCTGGTATATCcatccccttcctctcccttctcacCCCCACTTCGGTGGTTCCAGGTGAGGCTGAGTCCACCGCTCCTGGCTTCAGGGATGGGCCTGGGACGCAGCACTGGCCAGTGGTGTGTGCCATTCCCCTGGCCTCAGGGCTAGTTCAGGGAAGGGCATAGGCCCCAAGGGAGCCTTGTGAGAGAGACCCAGGATGTCAGGTGGGGCTGCTGGGAAAGGCAGACGGACAGCATGCAAGCCTGGCACCATGGACACCACCCTGCTGCCACAAGGGCAGATGGCGAGAGAGCAGGGCCATCGGGGAGATCCCAGGCTGAGTGGGAGATGGAGATGGTGCCCCAGCAGCACTGCTGTGCCCCCAAATCCTGCTGTGCCTGAGGCCCAGGAACTGCCCAGTTTCTCAGTCAAAAACTGGCTTCTGTGAGTCTCAGTTGGGTCTTCTGACACATGCCCAGATCCATATATACTCTGTCTTTTGTGCCATGAGAAATTGTGTCAGCAGGGCAGGCAGTAAAAGCAACAAACTACCACAcgcctactgtatgccaggctcCCACTGGGCTGCAGCTATGCAGACGACTTCATAGGTGCTCACATGAACACCATAGCTAAAGCAGATCAACATCTGTTATGCAGAAGGGCACTGGGGCACAGAGAGACCAAGCCACtggccccaggtcacacagcagcaTGGCTGGGGTTCAGAGCTGGACTTCCTGAGTCCACTCTTAACACTGCCTCCTGAACTCTTTAGGACAAAGTCCCCAAAAGTTGATGGGCTGGGCCCTGTTATATGTTCCTGGACATTTAGCCCTGGCTCTTTCTCCCTGCCTGCACTCCCCCTTACCCCACAAAAGGACATCTGCCTAGCATACAGTAGGTGtttaatatctgttgaataaatacacaaatgaataaatggtgAGAGAAGCAGTGGGAGAGAAGCAAAGAAAGCAGGCCTCAGTTCCCAGTCCTGTCTACCACCATCTTGTAGGTGTGAGGGACATCAGGCCACTACAACCTCCAGGCTTCCCCAGCCCCTTGTCTGTCTCTCTGCCTGCCCACAGCCCACTCCTCTGACTGGGAAGTTCTGGGCTAGACCACAAGGAGGGGACCAGGGAGCCACTCAGCTCTCATGTGGTGGTATCTAAGGGCCACAGAGAAGGGAGGACTCCAGTCAGGCAGGCCCTGCAGACAGGGGAAGGGCGCCCTGAAGGAAGGCAGCTGGACAGCCCACACCCGAAGCCCACACCAGGACAGCCCGCACCGGAAGCCTACACCTGGAGAGCCCACACCCGAAGCCCACACCTGGACAGCCCACACCTGAAGCCCACACCTGGCACCTATACTGGGACAGCCCACACCTGGAGCCTATACCAGGAGAGCCCACATTTGGAGCTGCCTTCTCAACCACAGCCCTGACACCTCTCCCCAGGCAACACGTGCCAGGACCACCAAGTGGTGACAATGCAGGCTCTCCCAGCAAGTAAGATGTCTTCTCCAAAGAGGTTTCACAGAATGGACAGATGGGGGACGAATGGATGGAGGATGCAGTGGGCATTTTCCCCACCCAGCATCCATTCCCCTCCCCTCTAGTACCAGCTCCCCAATTCTGTTGTGGGCTCCCTCAGTCCATATGGTCCAGCTGAGCTGATGCTGCCCTCCCAGCTTCACAGTGCCCCTTTCCTTGCTAGCCACAGTGCTTGGCTCAGGGATGAGGATGGGATCCTAGGTGGGCCAGTCAGAGGAAATCCCAGGTCTACACTGGCACTATCAGCAAACAGGCACTGTTTGCCTGAGTTGTAGAGGCAGGATGTTAGCTCAAAGTTGCTCCTGGCCATCTTTGACACCATATGAGGGGAACTCATCTGAGATAAGTCCCAAAGAGATCAGAGATGCAGAAACAGATCCTAACGATATCATTTAACTGCCTGGATCCAGCCATACCTGAAGCTTATTTTCATTATAGAAGCAGTTAATTCCCTTTTTGTTTAACCCAGTTGGAGTTGGCTTTTCTGTCAACTGCAGTGAACTCACCAG is drawn from Homo sapiens chromosome 3, GRCh38.p14 Primary Assembly and contains these coding sequences:
- the TPRA1 gene encoding transmembrane protein adipocyte-associated 1 isoform X2, yielding MDTLEEVTWANGSTALPPPLAPNISVPHRCLLLLYEDIGTSRVRYWDLLLLIPNVLFLIFLLWKLPSARAKIRITSSPIFITFYILVFVVALVGIARAVVSMTVSTSNAATVADKILWEITRFFLLAIELSVIILGLAFGHLESKSSIKRVLAITTVLSLAYSVTQGTLEILYPDAHLSAEDFNIYGHGGRQFWLVSSCFFFLVYSLVVILPKTPLKERISLPSRRSFYVYAGILALLNLLQGLGSVLLCFDIIEGLCCVDATTFLYFSFFAPLIYVAFLRGFFGSEPKILFSYKCQVDETEEPDVHLPQPYAVARREGLEAAGAAGASAASYSSTQFDSAGGVAYLDDIASMPCHTGSINSTDSERWKAINA
- the TPRA1 gene encoding transmembrane protein adipocyte-associated 1 isoform X1 is translated as MRPLHIQDRSKEKNGTQSHSSPAVLSQGLAAGGMDTLEEVTWANGSTALPPPLAPNISVPHRCLLLLYEDIGTSRVRYWDLLLLIPNVLFLIFLLWKLPSARAKIRITSSPIFITFYILVFVVALVGIARAVVSMTVSTSNAATVADKILWEITRFFLLAIELSVIILGLAFGHLESKSSIKRVLAITTVLSLAYSVTQGTLEILYPDAHLSAEDFNIYGHGGRQFWLVSSCFFFLVYSLVVILPKTPLKERISLPSRRSFYVYAGILALLNLLQGLGSVLLCFDIIEGLCCVDATTFLYFSFFAPLIYVAFLRGFFGSEPKILFSYKCQVDETEEPDVHLPQPYAVARREGLEAAGAAGASAASYSSTQFDSAGGVAYLDDIASMPCHTGSINSTDSERWKAINA
- the TPRA1 gene encoding transmembrane protein adipocyte-associated 1 isoform 4 (isoform 4 is encoded by transcript variant 11), which produces MDTLEEVTWANGSTALPPPLAPNISVPHRCLLLLYEDIGTSRVRYWDLLLLIPNVLFLIFLLWKLPSARAKIRITSSPIFITFYILVFVVALVGIARAVVSMTVSTSNAATVADKILWEITRFFLLAIELSVIILGLAFGHLESKSSIKRVLAITTVLSLAYSVTQVYSLVVILPKTPLKERISLPSRRSFYVYAGILALLNLLQGLGSVLLCFDIIEGLCCVDATTFLYFSFFAPLIYVAFLRGFFGSEPKILFSYKCQVDETEEPDVHLPQPYAVARREGLEAAGAAGASAASYSSTQFDSAGGVAYLDDIASMPCHTGSINSTDSERWKAINA
- the TPRA1 gene encoding transmembrane protein adipocyte-associated 1 isoform 2 (isoform 2 is encoded by transcript variant 3); this encodes MDTLEEVTWANGSTALPPPLAPNISVPHRCLLLLYEDIGTSRVRYWDLLLLIPNVLFLIFLLWKLPSARAKIRITSSPIFITFYILVFVVALVGIARAVVSMTVSTSNAATVADKILWEITRFFLLAIELSVIILGLAFGHLESKSSIKRVLAITTVLSLAYSVTQGTLEILYPDAHLSAEDFNIYGHGGRQFWLVSSCFFFLLCRCHNLPVLQLLRSAHLRGFPPGLLRLGAQDPLLLQMPSGRDRGARCTPTPALRCGPAGGPGGCRGCWGLSCQLLEHAVRLCRRGGLPG
- the TPRA1 gene encoding transmembrane protein adipocyte-associated 1 isoform 3 (isoform 3 is encoded by transcript variant 10), which gives rise to MDTLEEVTWANGSTALPPPLAPNISVPHRCLLLLYEDIGTSRVRYWDLLLLIPNVLFLIFLLWKLPSARAKIRITSSPIFITFYILVFVVALVGIARAVVSMTVSTSNAATVADKILWEITRFFLLAIELSVIILGLAFGHLESKSSIKRVLAITTVLSLAYSVTQPKTGPALDAAISWAGHGQGADWGRGPWRSCTLMPISQLRTLISMAMGAASSGWSAPASSSCSEELLRVCGHPGTAQPTAGAGECAAVLRHHRGALLCRCHNLPVLQLLRSAHLRGFPPGLLRLGAQDPLLLQMPSGRDRGARCTPTPALRCGPAGGPGGCRGCWGLSCQLLEHAVRLCRRGGLPG